In Pseudomonas flavescens, the sequence AAAGCCCAACGGGCAAAAGTCGTGGAACCTCCGTTATAAGAAACCGGACGGTAAATGGTCATGGCTTGGCCTTGGAAGTTACCCCGAGGTGAGCGGATCTGCAGCCAGGCAGAAGGCAGCCGAGCTACGCACAGACCTTGCTGGTGGCAAAAACCCCATCGTCAGCAAGCAGGCCAGGAAAGCTGCTGCGTTAGAGGCAGCCACCAATACCTTCGAGGCACTTGCCCGAGAGTGGATTGATATTCGCGTTGCAACCTGGGCACCGACAACAGCGAAGCGCAACGTCGGCGCGCTAGAGCTGCATGTCTTCCCCGTGTTCGGTCGCCGCCTCTATAACGAGATCCTCCCTATCGAGTGGATGGAGTTCTTCAGAAGCATGGAACAGAAAGGCATCATTGAGCAGATGAGCCGGGTACGCCGCTCATGCAAAGAGGTATACGACCTGGCCCGCGTCACCGGCCGGGCGGTTCACAATCCGCTGCTGTTCCCTGGTCGCAACAGCCGCACCAAGCCGCGTAGCAACATGGCCTTCAACATGGCACTACGACGAATGGGTTATGCCGGCCAACAGACAGGCCACGGTTTCCGCCATGCGGCCTCCACGACCCTGCGTGAACACGGTTTTGCGAAGGAGCATGTAGGAGCACAACTATCCCATTCAGAAGATGGAATCGCCGGTGTCTACAACAAGGCCATCTATCTGGAACAACGTCGCAGCATGATGCAGTGGTACGCCGATCACCTCGATGATTTGAAGCGAGGGAATGTGGTGCCGGTCAACTTCGGCAAGGTAGTTTGAGGATGCAACTTCGGCACCCGTTCAAATCCGGTATAAGTGGTGTAGGAAGTGTAATCGCAGCGCTGAGATCCCCGCATACCATGGGCTACGGTGCTTTTACACCTTTTCTAAACAGCCCATACACAACGTGTTTTTTACACCACTGGTGTAATGAAATGAGAGAACACAGCACCACGCCTTGCGCAGCTGCCGGCCCCATACCTCAGCGAAAAACTACACGACAGCAATTGATCGCAGGCTTCTACGTGGCATCGCTGGGCGCGGGGTTGAGAGATGACTGAAGCGGGAGTCGGTATTTACATTGCCGGCATCTACCTTGATCCATTGATGGAAAACTTGGATAAGTTAGAGGAGCGATTCAAGGGGCTTGACCTCTATGCTGAGCTAGCTGATCGTCTCGACGATTCTTTCGACATGATGAATGCCGCTCGTGCGTATTGGGTGAATGCCGAGGCTGAGCCTAAGAACAGGGCCAGGGCAGCCAAAGACATTCTCGCCGTGTGGCACGGTTTCGACTCAGCAGTACAGGAGATCGAGTTCTCCGATTTAAATGCCTTGGCGCACACAGTTCGCCGGTGTATCCATCCGAGCAAATCGGCTAAAGACTCCGGCTTGATGGCGGCGCTTGCTATCTGCTATGCAGTCGAAGGCCTGAGAGAGGTCTACGACTACCAAATCGAACTGAGCCAAAGTCACATCACATCCGTCCCAAAGAACTTGACGGGCGAGTTTCCGGATCTGCGCCAAGTCCAGCTTGAGCGCGCCAGAGCGAAGCTAGTGCTCAATGAAATAAACGCGCGAGTAAGCCACGCCGACTACGTGGGCGAAGCACGCCTCGCGATGTTTGCCGCTGGCATTCATCACTATGCAGAGAGCCGATACAGAGCACCTAGAGGCTATCGAATAGGCGATAAGATGCTTTCAGCAATTAACCTATCTCGATCCAGTGCAGGAGGAGCTAAGGGTGCGAAGACAAACAGAGCTCAAGCTACTGAGAATGCCAGGTTGATATGCACTGAGGAAGGGCGCTTGAAACGACTCGATCCGCATATCAGTCCCTCGGAGTTCGTTGCCAGGCTTTGTGAAACGAAGAATCTAAGCCCACCTACAATCAGAAAACACCTCCGCTCACTGGGTCTTTATCCAGACAAAAAAAGGCTGTAATCAATTAAAAATTTTGCGGCGTATTAGAGTGAACCTAAGCCTACTGTTAGCTATTACACAGAAAGTCATTCTCTGTGCATGGCGCCTATCCCGATTAAGGTTCTCATGAATCTACTGCCCTCCAGTTGAAATCAAAACTCCTCATCTGATTTATCGGGCGGACCAATTTTTAAAAATTCACGATATAGCTCTTCGTAATTCGGTAGTGATTTGTTGAGGCGAACGGCTTTTTCATCTGGTAACCCGGCAATGGCGCGGAACCTCGGATAGAAATCTTGGCATTGACCGGGCTCTAGCATCCCAAGAGATTCTTTAGCTTTTCGAGAGAGTCCTCGCGGCGACCAAACCTGTCCTCGTTCGTCGATGACTACCAGCAGAGATCTATGACTAAAGCTGTTGGTGCCTCCAAGCCCTCTGCTCGACTCTGTTCTATGGTATTTCTGAAGCGTGAGTGCGACGACTAGGTTACGCTCGGATAACTTAAGCATGGACAGTAATGAGCCACGAGCGGCAAACATGCGATACCCAGTCTTGCTCCAAGCATAGTCCCCCCGCCCACCCTCGGCTCCCCAGGCCTCTGCACGATAAGCTGCCCTCCCGTCGATAGACCAACAACGGCCTATCTGATCATCCGCGACAGTCTTCATTAGGTTTCGCGTTTCATCTGATGGAAAATGCCTGTCAAGAGCCACCGCAGCAGCATAAGGATCATGTCGGTCTAGCTGTAGCTCGGGGTGGGACGCCTTTGTAATCCATTGCTGAACCGAGTGACCGTCATCGCCCAATTGACGCGTAATCTCCTCTTCGTTGTCTGGCAGCCACCTAAAGAATGCATCAGCTGACAGTACAGCCATGACTACAGATCGCGCATCGTTGGAATTGGCCAGTACGCTTCGAAGCGTGACAGTAGTGTCTCGCCCGATCGACCAACTCCCTGCGACTGGAAGCCAGTCAGCTACCATCTTGCCGTCCCGCAAGCCGAGCAATGGTGAAAGCAGCTTGCTGTCTTCACGAATGGCGCCCTTCTCACCGCCCTCCGGCATGGGCAAATCCGCCTCCTTGGGTAGGTCGAGCGGAAATGGATCGGTGAGATCGGCAAGCCAGAAGCCATCGGTTCTCGACAGAGTGTACTCCCTAAGGAACGCCGCCCAAGCATCCCCACCCCAGTCCTCGCCGACAACTACCTGGGTTGCCAGCAACTCACCGGCAACCAGCATGAGTGCATGCCATCCCAGATACACCCCATACCGATCTCGGCCCGGAACTTCCCCAGAAGACCATGACTCGTCAATGCTCCGTGGGCAATCGTGCATAGAACGCACGGTTTCATCCCAACGCTGCACCCACGCGCTTATGCGGTCTTCTATCTCCCAACCTGGACAACCAAAAACGTGGCACAAACGCTCGACCTGATGTTTGTTAAATTCATAGTCGAGGTGAAAACCATCCTGTGTGCGCGGCGAGCCTTCTGGCCTGGATACATACCGGAGCTCGCTATAGTCGCTTCGGGGCGCCGATGGAAAGGGCGACCGGTTTGCGGAGCCAAGTTTGGCAAGCAACCGTTTGCCGTCTTCGAATGCAAGCACGGACATTAGCTCACGAAGCACGTCTATCGCGAACGCACGCATGACAACGTGCGGGAACTCAGTTGAAAAGGCGATTCGTTCGAAAAACACACGATGAGAAGAAAATATCGGAGCTGCGTCTTTTGCTACGCGAGCGAACGCGATCAGCAGCCATAGCTGCGCATGCATTACATAAAAAGGAAGCTTCGCATCGCTGAAGGGCAAGCTTGAAGTAGATTCAAAACGCTCGATAAGCCGTTCAACGATATCAACGCTCCCGGACGCTACCAAGCGCCTAACCGCATGTGCAGCACGCCAGCGCATTGCTGCGGAGGGATTGCCAAGCCTGGCCCACACAAGCCCTGCTACGCATGTGCCTTCATCGGCTGGAACCGCAAATCGTGCACCCCACGGCCCATCCCCAACTTCTGCGGGTAGCTTTTCACCTGAATTCGCCAAAAGCCGTTCGAGGCCGACCGCAATTGCACTAGCACCAGCGTCAGGCGCCAACTTCGTTGCTAGGGCGAGCCAGGCGCTACCACCAAGTTCATCCGCAGTGCTCCGAAGCGCTGCAACAACCTGCTCGACAAGGGCTGCGCGGCCGGCATGGAAATGTTGCTCCAAGCCCCGCCAGCCGACCCACGCGTCGGAGCTTGAACTTGCAAGTTCGGCAGCGTGCTTGGTGGCCAATCGCAAACCCAAACTAGGCAGAGCATCGCGCATTGCAGCTGATGAATTACGCCACTCCTTTAAATAGTCTTCCAACCCGTAGACTTTTTCAGTAAGCGTGGCGGCAGTCGCTTCCACAACCGCGCGGACGAATCCGAGGCGCTCGGAAGGAGAGCTTGCTCGCTTGGCTAAGTCGATAAGTGTGGAAACTGACGAGCGCCGCCCCGACCACTCAACCTTCTGGTTGAGTATTTGACGGTCGATCTCATCCGAGTCCGTTAGATTTATCGGGAGAGCGTGCAGTGGCTCCGTTACGGCCGGCAGATGCCTCACCTTTTCCGATATAGGTTTGGATCCAAGGCGAACGAGCAAACCATCGATTCGAGTGCGAGCATGAGAGGATGCAGGAAGGCTACGCTCAGCGAGGGCATGTAAACGCTCGATGGTCTCCCGTGCCGGCGACAATTGATCCTCACGATCAATCTCGACAAGAAGAATGCTAAAGAACCACTCCCTTTTCTCTTTTGGGAGGCGAATAATTACCTCTGACGCGAAGCTTGATATACGCCAAGTCCAGGTTTCAGTGGGAGTGGCCAAGCCGATCAAAGCAGCGGCAGCTTCAGCTGAAAGCTTCGAATCGCGAACGAGGACAGTCAACGCTGGACCAAGTGACAGTCCGAGACGAGCAGCGTCACGATCGTCTAACCGCGCTAGGGTAGCTAACGTAGCCCGGCCAGCTATCGATACCATCGCATTTGCGTATTCAGTCCAGGGAAAGTTGCTGTCCTCGTTCTGATTTAACTCAAGGATCCGCGATAGGGTGTGCACCGCTGCAGGCGAAAGTTCAGATCCCGAATAATGGCCGGTTAGCTCCAACAAATGATTCGTACGGTCAAAATCATCCGACCCAATTGCCTCAGCAAGATCGAGCGCACGGCGAAAATACGCCGCAGCTTCTTCAGTGCTTACTCGCCATGCTGCGCGAGCGAGATCACCGTAGAAAGAGATTCTGGTTCCGACGTTGGTATCAAGCTGAATTCTGCGCTCGATATGGCCTGCCAGCAGGAGTGCAGCATCATGGCATTGAGGAACTCGCGATAGCCGAGCAACCGTATTGGTAAGCTCCGGTGTGAATAATCCTGGAGCACTAGCTGCCCACTCCGCCATACGATTGGCAAGTGTGGTATTGAGCGCACCTAACGCATCAGCAAGACCAAAAATCACTCGAAATCCAGTACGCGCGAGATATGCTTTCCCATCTCGATAAGGGTAGTTCGATGTTTTTTCGACGTCATGGACAAGCCGCTCAAACGCCGTGGTTAGCAGCTCGCCCCGCGTCTTTCCGTTCGGAGGCAGGATGATGTCAGCGACATCCTGCGCATAACTCAGCATCGGCAAGATCCGACTGCCAAGCGCACGCGAGTAACTCGATCGATTTTCCTCGTCGAGTCCATCGCGGCGCTTTCGCCGGTGAGAAGTGCCGTCATACTTCGGAGCTGCCAACTTCTGGTCAAGCACGCGCCTGAAGGCCGCATCGCCCCGAGACAGAGCGCCTGCAGGCACCAATGCGATGAATTCCACTGGAGCTATGTCAATCAACGCGGCGCGCTTACGGTTCAAGACAGCTCGAACGCCGGCGGCTAGTACGACGCCGTGGATCGAGCGATCACTCGGATGTTGGCTGGAATAGTCATAAATGGATGGCGTTGTAAGCGCAGTTCCACCAAGGATTCTTGCTGCCTCTTTCTCCATTCCGAGATCAATAGCCCGCGCTGTTGCCAGCACGCAGGCCGTCTCAAAGCCTCCGTTTTTGCCGTTATCAGAAGATGTGGCAGCAAGTGCTATGACAAGTCGTC encodes:
- a CDS encoding tyrosine-type recombinase/integrase → MKRSDIKRRPLADTTLAGLEPEGAPYRELDGGGLYFRVKPNGQKSWNLRYKKPDGKWSWLGLGSYPEVSGSAARQKAAELRTDLAGGKNPIVSKQARKAAALEAATNTFEALAREWIDIRVATWAPTTAKRNVGALELHVFPVFGRRLYNEILPIEWMEFFRSMEQKGIIEQMSRVRRSCKEVYDLARVTGRAVHNPLLFPGRNSRTKPRSNMAFNMALRRMGYAGQQTGHGFRHAASTTLREHGFAKEHVGAQLSHSEDGIAGVYNKAIYLEQRRSMMQWYADHLDDLKRGNVVPVNFGKVV